A genomic window from Salvelinus namaycush isolate Seneca chromosome 5, SaNama_1.0, whole genome shotgun sequence includes:
- the LOC120048368 gene encoding ADP-ribosylation factor-like protein 4A: protein MGNRLSEQQTFLSRIPFFQSFHIAILGLDSAGKTTVLYRLQFNEFVNTVPTKGFNAEKVNVSLGGHRTVTFHFWDVGGQEKLRPLWKSYTRCTDGIVFVVDSVDAERMEEAKTELHKIAKTGDNQGVPLLVVANKQDLRHSLSLAEIEKALALKELGPGTPWHLQPTCAIIGDGLKDGMERLHDMILKRRKMLRQQKKKR, encoded by the coding sequence ATGGGGAATAGATTATCAGAACAACAGACCTTCCTCTCAAGAATCCCCTTTTTTCAGTCATTCCATATCGCCATTTTGGGACTGGACTCTGCAGGTAAAACAACTGTCCTGTACAGGTTGCAGTTCAATGAGTTTGTCAACACAGTGCCCACCAAAGGCTTCAACGCAGAAAAGGTCAATGTGTCTTTGGGCGGCCACAGGACGGTGACCTTCCATTTCTGGGACGTGGGTGGACAAGAGAAGTTGCGTCCATTGTGGAAGTCATACACACGCTGTACCGATGGAATTGTATTCGTGGTGGACTCTGTAGATGCCGAACGCATGGAGGAGGCTAAAACGGAGCTCCATAAGATCGCCAAGACCGGAGACAACCAGGGAGTGCCACTGCTGGTGGTGGCTAACAAGCAAGACCTGAGGCACTCTCTGAGCCTGGCGGAGATTGAAAAGGCGCTAGCGTTGAAGGAACTGGGCCCTGGCACGCCTTGGCACCTGCAGCCCACTTGTGCCATCATAGGAGACGGACTGAAAGATGGCATGGAGAGACTCCATGATATGATCCTTAAACGGAGAAAGATGCTCCGCCAACAGAAGAAAAAGAGATGA